The sequence CAATTCTGGAAATTCAGTGTGGCGAGGTAGGctttgtgtgaatgtgtgtgactAGCAGGTTCACCCAAGGAGCTATTTTAAACCCAGCTTGCTTTAACTGGCTATTTCTCCTACATCTACCTCATTTTACACACACATCCTCCAGGTAGAAGAGCAAGCCGAGGAATGAACAGGGCACTTACAAAGTGCTGCATGTCCAAGGGTGGCAGAGACACCCCCTTGCAGCTGGGTTACTGAACACATTCTTGAACACCAACCAAGTGAATGCCTTTGAAAGTCTGTCTCATTTCCAAAAGACAATAAGGGAATGAAACCCCAGACAGCGTTAGATTTCAAGATAAACATAGACAGTCCCCTACTTAAGAACAGTTTGATTTACAATGTTTTGACGTTAAGATGGGTTTATTGGggatattaaatgtattttcaacttaaaaatattttaactgacaATGAGTTCATTAGCATGTTGACCCCATCTTAGGTCAAGGAGCATTTATCTGTATAATGCGCCTgacacagtacctggcacacagaaagcaacGTATAAATACCCAAACTCCTCACTCGAGCATTGAGGCCAGATTTCCAATGACAGATGAAACTCATGCACAATGACACTCACACAGACACTCCGAAATATATGATAGTTCTGTTCATTGAGCACCTGCCATGTGCAAAGCTCGAGGCAAGCCGCTCTCCATGATTGTCACAGGTCGCCTTGAGAATGTGGTCAGGTCCACTTTACCATACAGAGGAGGAGGGTGCTTAGGATGCAGGTTACTGAGCCAAGCGCATTCAGTGAGTCAGCAGCAGAATGGGGGCTGGGCTCACTTTGATATGGGAGGCATCCTCTTCCCACTACATGACCCTACATGAAGTTCCTTCACTTGAAGTATTTCAGAGATGAGTCCTTCCTTAGAGATCCTCTTTGATCCACCTCCCACCCAAAGCAGGAGCATCCTCAGCAGATCATTATtcacccttcctttctctttttttttttttttttttgagacagagcttcgctcttcttgcccaggctagcgtgcaacggtgtgatcttggcttaccacaacctctgcctcctgggttccagtaattctcttgcctcagcctcctgagtagctgggattacaggcatgtaccaaaacacccagctaattttatatttttagcagagacgggatttctccatgttagtcaggctggtctcgaactccggacctcaggagatctgcttacctcggcctcccaaagtgctgggattacaggcgtgagccactgtgcctggccaggtcaTTCACcctttctttaaataattacaaTGGGCTCAGAGAGTCACTACTCCATCACTGAGCTGAGGTCTAGTGGCCAAAAATTTTGCTTCTACACTGGGTTGGAGGCTGCCCTCACATAACCCTGATGCATTGGTTCTGGGTGTGCTCATTTCTTTAACAGATTTGCCAAACGTTAGAAGACAATGATGAGTGCGCTGAGGCCTCCGTGTCGCCGCTGCCGCCGGCGCCTAGCCTGCCGCTGCCGCCCGGCTGCACGCTTTGCTTGGCCTCGCCATGCCGGTGGACCTCAGCAAGTGGTCCGGGCCCTTGAGCCTGCAAGAAGTGGACGAGCAGCCGCAGCACCCGCTGCATGTCACCTACGCCGGGGCGGCGTTGGACGAGCTGGGCAAAGTGCTGACGCCCACTCAGGTTAAGAATAGACCCACCAGCATTTCGTGGGATGGTCTTGATTCAGGGAAGCTCTACACCTTGGTCCTGACAGACCCGGATGCTCCCAGCAGGAAGGATCCCAAATACAGGGAATGGCAACATTTCCTGGTGGTCAACATGAAGGGCAATGACATCAGCAGTGGCACAGTCCTCTCCGATTATGTGGGCTCAGGGCCCCCCAAGGGCACAGGCCTCCACCGCTACGTCTGGCTGGTTTACGAGCAGGCCAGGCCGCTAAAGTGTGATGAGCCCATCCTCAGCAACCGATCTGGAGACCACCGTGGCAAATTCAAGGTGGCGTCCTTCCGTAAAAAGTACGAGCTCGGGCCCCCGGTGGCCGGCGCGTGTTACCAGGCCGAGTGGGACGACTATGTGCCCAAACTGTACGAGCAGCTGTCTGGGAAGTAGGGGGTTAGCTTGGGGATCTGCAGTGTCCTGGAGGCCCCAAGTCCTGTTCCCTAGTTCAGTGTTGCATGTATAATAGATTTCTCCTCTTCCTGCCCCCCTTGGCACAGACGACACCTGAGCAGTCAGATGGTGTTTGAGGGTGGCTTTTCCTGCTGCCTGACCTTTCTAATTTTACTCACTCACTCTGATTTATGTTTTGATCAAATTTGAACTTCGTTTTGGGGGATATGTTGGTACTGTGATGGGGTCATCAAATTGTTCATCTGAAAATAGCAACCcagaatgtaaaaaagaaaaaatcggGGAGGGGGGTGGGAAAGACCAGTTCTACAGTGACAGAGCAAAGCGTCAAATAATCTTTAAGggaggttgaaaaaaaaaaaaaagattggttgCCTCTGCCTTTGTGAACCTGAGTCCAGAATGGTACACAATGTGTTTTTATGGTGATGTCGCTCACCTAGACAAGCAGAGGCTGGCACTGAGGCTGACCCCCAACACGGTACATCTCAGATGCCTCGACAGGCATCCGCATGTCGCTGTGCCCCCTTTAAAGAGCAGTCCTGGAAGAGGCAGGGGGAAGAGTAGCTTTGCTGCCGTTGGGACGTGGCCATGGAGACGAGCAGCAGCGCTCGCTgacggcttaggaggaatccttACATCTTTGTCTGTTAAATTGATCGTTCTCATGGGGGTCAGAAAAGCTGGTCTGGAATTGCTGAATGTTGCATTAATTGTGCTGTTTGCTTATagttgaataaaaatagaaacctgaatggagaaaaaaaaaaaaaaaaaaagaagacaatgatgatgacgatgatggtgACCATGGTGATGACATCAATGCTTATCTTAAATCCTCTTTAAACAGAGAAGCCATATGTCAAGGGGTTCCCTCTCAAACTTAACACCCCATCGAGTATGTATTGGACATGTGGAGGTGAACAAAAGAGAATACTTTAAGACTTATCCTAAACAATGGAACATCGTAAAACTATTAAAATCAGGTTTCGAAGAAGACTCTATACCATGTGAAGATACCCACATGCTCTTAAGGAGAAAATTGGAAAAACAgtatgataattattttgttttaagaactatgtgcatataaaaatatatagaatatagaaagaaatgcaaaaatattaatagtggtTATTCTTCATTGATACaagggctttttttcttttaaaaagtcttccttttatatttttgtatcattttgaaattttgcaaaggttttaaaaacaaatttggaatTATCCATTCAATCTAGAGAACGTGTCATGAGAGTACAAATCATATAAAcattataatagtaataacaataactgTAGCAGCTCCAAAATGCATATTGCACCTAGCATATGCCAAGCAGTATTCTGAGGGCTTTGtatatattaacacatttaattcttttttttttttttttttgagatagggtctcattctgtagtcctggctggagtgcagtggtacaatctaggctcattgcagccttgacctcctgggctcaagctattctcccacctcagcttcccaagcagttgagactacaggcacatgccacaatactgggctaattttttgtttattttttgtcgagatgggggtctcactctgttgcccaggctggtctcaaactcctgagctcaagcaattctcccacctcagctttccaaagtgctaggattacaagtatgagccccCGAGCCTGGCCTAACACATTTAATTCTTACCACAACCTGTTGAGTCAGTTACCATTGTTGCcaccattttaaagatgagaaaactgagatcgGAAAGATTAAGTCACTTGTTCCAGGTCCCAGAACTAGTAAGAGGAAGAGCCCAGGCttaaatccaggcagtctggcccCAGGTGTCCTGTGTTCTTGGCCACTACCCTGGGGCTGATGTTCCCCAGGCCAGAGCTAAAATAGACGGGATTAGGAAGATTGGGAAATGGCTCAAAAACCTATCTGAAAATTGTGAGCTTGTTAAAGTCCTTCATGGGGTTGCTCAGAGAGATAAACCAGAATTGGCAGTCCTCATGCACATCTGAAAGCTTCAAGATCTTCATCCCATGCAGCTTCCTCACCAGTGTACACAGTCTGACATCTCCTACCCTGGCCTCTGTCAAATCTCACCCAGAAAGCCAACTAAAAATAGTCTCCACGCAGCACTGACAGAAATTATGATGACAGCGAGGTTCAGGAAAAGGGTCTAGGCCAGGGGTGTCCactcttttggcttccctgggccacattggaagaagaaaaaagtgtctgggccacacataaaatatactgataatagctgatgagctaggaaaaaagaaagaaaggaaagaaaggaaggaaggaaggaaggaaggaaggaaggaaggaaggaaggaagNNNNNNNNNNggaaggaaggaaggaaggaaggaaggaaggaaggaaggaaggaaggagggaaggaaggaaggaaggagagaaagaaagagagagagaaagaactcgcaaaaagaaaataattcatgttttaagaaagtttacgagtTTGTGTTGGGCCATATTCAAAGCCGTGCggggctgcaggttggacaagtTTGGTCTGCCATGCTGCTCACACAGAAGCAGGCTCAGGCCAGGGAGTGCCAGTTAGGTTTCTGCCCGCTATGAAGTAGCTCTGCGTCTAAGTCTCCAGGGCACACGATGCGAgatgcaaacatcacagagcttTCTAGGCAGCCAGCAGACATGGGAAGCAGGTTAGTCAGGCTACGGTTCAGTCTCCagttccctcccttctcccctggtTTGGCTGTGCCTCCTAAGGGGGAGTTCTGG comes from Theropithecus gelada isolate Dixy chromosome 4, Tgel_1.0, whole genome shotgun sequence and encodes:
- the LOC112622490 gene encoding phosphatidylethanolamine-binding protein 1, encoding MPVDLSKWSGPLSLQEVDEQPQHPLHVTYAGAALDELGKVLTPTQVKNRPTSISWDGLDSGKLYTLVLTDPDAPSRKDPKYREWQHFLVVNMKGNDISSGTVLSDYVGSGPPKGTGLHRYVWLVYEQARPLKCDEPILSNRSGDHRGKFKVASFRKKYELGPPVAGACYQAEWDDYVPKLYEQLSGK